Proteins encoded by one window of Flavobacterium sp. N502540:
- a CDS encoding recombinase family protein, whose translation MKAVAYLRVSTQEQSLERQYDDIESFASKKSLTLVKIFEDKISGTKTKSDERIGFNQMKKYLELNEDVRNILVLEISRLGRKNNDIQNIVEEYIEKGISIHIKDLNVSTLDDYGKRSFASEMIISMLGVMSSNEGRLLGSRISSGKMSRAKKNLAFGGKIIGYKKGEDGTPAIDETEAPMIRKIFELASKDLGMRNISALIESEFGRKIAIGTLSGIIRNTFHKGERKYNNLDLNVPAIVSGELWQKANDSIDTRSKFGSRTYVHTNIIHGKITCVCGNVMHQKVIVQGGIDCFICKDEKCKNSINRPWLFRMIRKAVIKHAQKTKEEQIRENFKLQILSFKAKIDLNSKEVEKLKNRQKKVRDLYLDSEFTNEEYNEIKAEIATKIEEYNRTNNKLKDVIKTAENALKIDIQYFSEDLELFKNEIKEIINYVIIDKKRVLINIFGWQEYDLNKPNPTKLGWEARKPLNERYLNEELPSRHPISDEDLEMMVDDYLSNNSPN comes from the coding sequence ATGAAAGCAGTTGCATATCTCAGAGTGAGTACTCAAGAACAATCCCTAGAAAGACAGTATGATGATATTGAAAGTTTTGCTTCTAAAAAAAGCTTAACTCTGGTAAAAATATTTGAAGACAAAATAAGTGGTACAAAAACAAAATCTGACGAGAGAATTGGATTTAATCAAATGAAAAAATACCTCGAGCTAAACGAAGATGTTAGAAATATTTTAGTTTTAGAAATTTCTAGGCTTGGGCGAAAAAATAATGATATCCAAAATATAGTTGAGGAGTATATAGAAAAAGGGATTAGCATTCACATTAAAGACTTAAATGTATCAACTCTTGACGACTACGGTAAAAGATCTTTTGCTTCGGAAATGATTATTTCAATGTTGGGTGTAATGTCATCTAATGAAGGACGATTACTTGGTTCAAGAATAAGTTCGGGAAAAATGTCAAGAGCAAAAAAAAATTTAGCTTTTGGTGGGAAAATTATTGGATATAAAAAAGGAGAAGATGGTACCCCTGCAATTGATGAGACAGAAGCGCCAATGATTAGAAAGATATTCGAACTTGCGTCAAAAGACCTTGGTATGCGAAATATATCCGCATTGATTGAATCTGAATTTGGGCGAAAAATAGCTATTGGAACACTCAGTGGCATAATAAGAAATACCTTCCATAAAGGAGAAAGAAAATATAATAATCTGGATCTCAATGTTCCGGCAATTGTTTCAGGAGAATTATGGCAAAAAGCAAATGATTCTATCGATACTAGAAGCAAATTTGGAAGCAGAACATATGTACATACTAATATCATTCATGGAAAAATCACTTGTGTCTGTGGAAATGTAATGCATCAAAAAGTAATCGTACAAGGAGGAATTGATTGTTTTATCTGTAAAGATGAAAAATGTAAAAATTCAATTAATAGACCTTGGTTATTTAGAATGATACGTAAAGCAGTAATAAAGCATGCGCAGAAAACAAAAGAGGAACAAATTCGTGAAAACTTCAAACTACAAATATTATCTTTTAAAGCTAAAATTGATTTAAATAGTAAGGAAGTTGAAAAACTTAAAAACAGACAAAAAAAAGTAAGAGATCTATATCTTGATTCGGAATTCACAAATGAAGAATACAATGAAATTAAAGCCGAAATAGCCACCAAAATAGAAGAATACAACAGAACTAACAACAAACTCAAAGATGTTATTAAAACAGCTGAAAATGCACTAAAAATAGATATTCAATATTTCAGTGAAGATCTTGAATTATTTAAAAATGAAATTAAAGAAATTATTAATTACGTCATTATAGATAAAAAGCGAGTTCTAATAAACATATTTGGATGGCAAGAATACGACCTCAACAAACCCAATCCTACCAAACTCGGCTGGGAAGCAAGAAAACCATTAAATGAGAGATATCTTAATGAAGAACTTCCGTCACGACATCCTATTAGCGATGAAGATTTAGAAATGATGGTTGATGACTATCTGTCTAATAATTCCCCCAATTAA
- a CDS encoding helix-turn-helix domain-containing protein, with protein MSTESIKKINFFVKQFGINLKEIRQSKNMTQLDLATAMNDMSSESFIDKTTISRIENGRTNITLTTSIKLSLALEVDLKVLFDFKL; from the coding sequence ATGTCAACAGAGTCAATAAAAAAAATCAATTTTTTCGTTAAGCAATTCGGAATCAATTTGAAGGAAATCAGACAATCAAAAAATATGACCCAGCTCGATCTAGCAACTGCGATGAATGATATGAGTTCTGAGTCGTTTATTGATAAGACAACAATTTCTAGAATTGAAAATGGGCGAACAAATATAACCTTAACTACTTCTATAAAGCTTTCTTTAGCACTTGAAGTAGATTTAAAGGTGCTTTTTGATTTTAAATTATAA
- a CDS encoding DUF6531 domain-containing protein: MLLTDNHLTIVVGIDIHFTTLPPFNPFHPYIGIVIDPADYIPFLGTSVHVNGFKRGNSDTGGIIIPLQHIPLFTPPWLMMPIIGHESMNFFASQTVFSDGTRMSPKGHMLMTCNDIGIPLSMSLGKTKVGKKMLPFAPTLFAPTSFSLPIPTGKPVMVGGPYPPDWGGMITGLVASIGFSTLLKKTRGLIKKFNTSGKSPKGLKRILCRFGFEPINLINGAVIYEGSDFDIASPISLNWQRSWYSDSDYVGWLGHGVHCVYDRAVELYPEDDAVGLRMEDGRLVAFPALIPEEEFYLREEKTTLKKTQDGYQAYDHTKKLFYDFTLFNGKKYQLTQITNSAGLSVIFEFKGYILNRIIDSAGRAIKVSTKDGFIQKLELVGPEQEELLVAYEYDQEGNISSIIDALQKPTTIEYENHLMVKKTDRNGQTFYWEYDTQNKCIHTWGDGGWQEGWMDYHTEEGYNLVTDANGAVTTYYYEPSQLVTQVKDPMGNSTFYDYTEFMELYREIDPEGRILGYNYDERGNKTSTVYPDGTEEIMIYDEENRPSIAIDPEGNKTVYLYKEDKENQLKTIIAPDKTTTHFSYHNNGLLATVAKNNNKLELIYDDQFNLIEWRENNEKLKSWEYDHRGRVQAIYTPMQMADYFSYDALDRVRQIVEKDSNVIQFTYNNYDEVIGLKDNKNSIKFSYTPMGSLATREQNGVKVRFDYDKMEQLQGIKNEDNEVYYFDRNKAGHIIKEVAFDGMVKKYQRNLAGEVTRIDHGNGKFTEYEQDALGRITRADYHDGTWETYGYNKNGQLIEATNQNVSIYFERDAVGRIIQETQKQQLDATQNGITLLSTYNALGQRTNITSSLGADINTHYNQKGQLERIEAQSKELKEQHQKWETTLKRDELGREIERFTTGGLHVKTGYNNSGKQKEQEVFANGKRTGSRFYNWDTNQQLRSAVNQMTSSITYFDYDDFGNLAKSYNGNEELYKTPDAVGNLYKTPDRSDRKYGKGGKLLQDEKYYYRYDELGNLIHKSIRNINEELKFEEPTNWIDKLAGNKSEEKRLQQEHRQWQDGDTTYKWLANGMLESITNPDGKTVQFEYDALGRRTAKIANQRINRYVWDANVLIHEWYYDLKDRPKLIATEDDLVYDKPEPIENLITWIYEEGSFVPSAKIVGEEMVSIINDYIGRPIQAYNEIGELVWETDYDIYGDLRNLKGDRSFIPFRQLGQYEDIETALFYNRFRYYNPETGGYISQDPIGLHGNNPNFYAYTCNSNRFVDVFGLAPWETGKFSEWFNNASVQDIVDNKDIVSDALRAPGGKHEMFPVSIASKAKELGFTAEDIKSMSIDTDKITFSGVTDSDGNLLPDGPHHNSRAGRHFHNKLIKELKDATSKQDALDIIKRHHDAHMRIKCN, translated from the coding sequence ATGTTATTAACCGATAACCATTTAACCATAGTCGTGGGTATTGACATCCACTTTACTACTTTACCACCATTCAATCCTTTTCATCCTTATATTGGTATTGTTATTGATCCTGCGGATTACATTCCTTTTTTAGGTACTTCGGTACATGTAAATGGTTTTAAACGTGGGAATTCTGATACAGGAGGTATTATTATTCCATTACAGCATATTCCACTTTTTACGCCACCTTGGCTAATGATGCCCATTATTGGGCACGAGAGTATGAACTTTTTTGCTTCACAAACTGTATTTTCAGATGGTACGCGAATGAGTCCCAAAGGGCATATGCTAATGACTTGTAATGATATTGGAATTCCGCTCTCGATGTCTCTAGGGAAAACCAAAGTGGGTAAAAAAATGTTACCGTTTGCTCCAACGCTTTTTGCTCCAACCTCATTTTCATTGCCTATTCCTACCGGGAAACCCGTAATGGTAGGTGGACCTTATCCGCCCGATTGGGGAGGAATGATTACCGGACTGGTTGCTAGTATTGGCTTTAGCACGCTATTGAAGAAAACGAGAGGTCTTATTAAAAAATTTAATACAAGTGGAAAAAGTCCAAAAGGTCTTAAAAGAATCTTGTGCCGGTTTGGCTTTGAACCTATAAACTTAATTAATGGTGCTGTAATTTATGAAGGGAGCGATTTTGATATTGCTAGTCCAATTTCTTTAAACTGGCAACGTAGTTGGTACTCCGATTCTGATTATGTAGGCTGGTTGGGTCATGGTGTACATTGTGTATATGACAGAGCGGTAGAATTATACCCTGAAGACGATGCAGTAGGACTTCGTATGGAGGATGGAAGATTGGTTGCTTTTCCTGCTTTAATACCGGAAGAAGAATTTTATCTCCGTGAAGAAAAAACAACCCTGAAAAAAACTCAGGACGGTTATCAGGCTTACGATCATACAAAGAAACTGTTTTATGATTTCACCCTTTTTAACGGCAAGAAATACCAGCTCACTCAAATTACCAATTCTGCTGGGCTTTCTGTTATTTTTGAATTTAAAGGATATATCCTGAACAGGATCATCGATTCGGCAGGCAGAGCCATCAAAGTAAGCACTAAAGACGGATTCATTCAAAAGCTAGAACTTGTTGGACCTGAACAAGAGGAACTTTTAGTTGCGTACGAGTACGATCAGGAAGGCAATATAAGCTCCATTATTGATGCACTTCAAAAACCAACAACCATTGAATATGAAAATCATTTGATGGTCAAAAAAACAGATCGTAACGGTCAGACTTTTTATTGGGAGTATGATACTCAAAACAAATGTATTCACACGTGGGGTGATGGTGGTTGGCAGGAAGGCTGGATGGATTACCATACGGAAGAAGGTTATAACTTAGTTACTGACGCCAACGGAGCTGTAACCACTTATTATTACGAGCCAAGTCAGTTGGTCACGCAGGTAAAAGACCCAATGGGCAACAGCACCTTTTATGATTATACCGAGTTTATGGAACTCTACCGGGAGATTGATCCCGAAGGACGTATACTAGGCTATAATTATGATGAAAGAGGAAACAAAACCAGTACAGTTTACCCCGATGGTACAGAAGAAATCATGATTTATGATGAGGAAAATCGTCCATCAATTGCCATAGATCCCGAAGGCAATAAAACCGTTTACCTGTACAAAGAAGATAAAGAGAATCAGCTAAAAACAATTATAGCTCCTGATAAAACCACTACCCATTTTAGTTATCACAATAATGGATTATTGGCAACAGTGGCCAAAAACAACAACAAACTCGAACTGATTTATGACGACCAATTCAACCTTATAGAGTGGCGTGAGAATAATGAAAAGTTAAAGTCATGGGAGTATGACCATCGTGGGCGCGTACAGGCGATCTATACCCCAATGCAAATGGCGGATTACTTTAGTTACGATGCACTGGACAGAGTAAGACAGATTGTAGAAAAAGACAGCAATGTTATACAGTTTACCTACAACAATTATGATGAAGTAATAGGTTTAAAAGACAATAAGAACAGTATTAAGTTCAGTTATACCCCGATGGGAAGTCTTGCTACACGAGAGCAAAACGGAGTAAAAGTGCGTTTTGATTACGACAAGATGGAGCAGTTGCAAGGCATCAAAAACGAAGACAATGAAGTCTACTATTTTGACAGAAATAAAGCAGGACATATAATAAAAGAAGTTGCTTTTGACGGTATGGTGAAAAAGTACCAGCGTAATTTGGCAGGTGAAGTGACCAGAATAGATCATGGCAACGGAAAATTTACAGAATACGAACAAGATGCACTGGGACGCATTACCAGAGCGGATTATCACGACGGTACTTGGGAAACGTACGGTTACAACAAAAATGGACAGCTCATTGAAGCTACTAACCAAAACGTTAGCATTTATTTTGAACGTGATGCAGTAGGACGTATCATACAAGAAACTCAAAAACAACAGCTCGATGCCACCCAAAACGGCATAACACTCTTATCAACTTATAATGCTTTAGGACAACGTACCAACATTACTTCCAGCCTTGGAGCCGATATCAATACTCATTACAACCAAAAGGGACAGCTGGAGCGAATAGAAGCCCAAAGTAAGGAACTTAAAGAACAGCATCAAAAGTGGGAAACCACCCTGAAACGAGATGAATTAGGACGTGAAATAGAGCGCTTTACCACAGGAGGACTACATGTTAAAACCGGTTACAACAACAGCGGGAAACAAAAAGAGCAGGAAGTATTTGCCAATGGCAAACGTACAGGTTCGCGTTTTTACAACTGGGACACCAACCAGCAATTGCGCAGTGCGGTGAACCAAATGACTTCAAGTATTACTTACTTTGATTATGATGACTTTGGCAATCTGGCCAAGAGTTATAATGGCAATGAAGAACTATATAAAACTCCCGATGCAGTAGGTAACTTGTACAAAACTCCCGATCGCAGCGATCGTAAATACGGTAAAGGCGGTAAACTGCTACAGGATGAAAAGTATTATTACAGATACGATGAGTTGGGTAATCTGATACACAAAAGTATAAGAAACATCAATGAAGAACTAAAGTTTGAAGAGCCAACCAATTGGATCGACAAACTGGCAGGCAACAAAAGCGAAGAAAAGAGATTACAGCAGGAACATCGGCAATGGCAAGATGGAGACACTACCTATAAATGGCTGGCTAATGGCATGCTCGAGAGTATCACCAACCCCGATGGAAAAACTGTACAGTTTGAATACGATGCCTTAGGAAGACGCACCGCAAAAATTGCAAACCAAAGAATAAATCGTTATGTTTGGGATGCAAATGTTCTTATTCATGAATGGTATTATGATTTAAAAGATCGACCTAAATTAATAGCTACTGAGGATGATTTAGTCTACGACAAACCAGAGCCTATCGAGAATCTTATAACTTGGATCTACGAAGAAGGTTCTTTTGTTCCAAGTGCTAAGATCGTTGGAGAAGAAATGGTCTCTATTATTAATGATTATATTGGTAGGCCCATACAGGCTTACAATGAAATTGGCGAGTTAGTTTGGGAAACCGATTATGATATTTATGGTGATTTACGTAATCTAAAAGGTGATAGAAGTTTTATCCCTTTTAGACAGTTAGGGCAGTATGAGGATATAGAGACGGCTTTATTCTATAATAGGTTTAGGTATTATAATCCAGAGACGGGAGGATATATTTCACAGGACCCGATTGGATTACATGGAAATAACCCAAATTTTTACGCTTATACTTGTAATAGTAATAGATTTGTAGATGTGTTCGGATTAGCTCCGTGGGAAACGGGGAAATTTAGTGAATGGTTTAATAATGCTTCTGTTCAGGATATTGTAGATAATAAGGATATAGTTTCAGATGCTTTAAGAGCGCCTGGTGGGAAACATGAAATGTTTCCTGTTTCAATTGCTTCAAAGGCTAAAGAGCTTGGATTTACAGCTGAAGATATAAAAAGTATGAGTATTGATACAGACAAAATTACTTTCTCAGGAGTTACGGATAGTGATGGTAATTTACTTCCTGACGGCCCACATCATAATAGTAGAGCAGGAAGGCATTTTCACAATAAGTTAATAAAAGAATTGAAAGATGCAACTTCAAAACAAGATGCTTTAGATATCATTAAGAGACATCATGATGCACATATGAGAATAAAATGTAACTAA
- a CDS encoding immunity 22 family protein — MDYLDKIFLWLGVTSKSQEQFDEYFELDYSEDIDNRKICGFCKDIGKKWYDEDFIGYLRFNEELTVLAILKEVPISENDKNKVLDNCKDLGIEFVNSVYWYSGEIEVPSKDKKYNELFYIGEYSLD, encoded by the coding sequence ATGGATTATTTAGATAAGATTTTTTTATGGTTAGGTGTGACAAGTAAAAGTCAAGAGCAATTTGATGAATATTTTGAATTAGATTATTCAGAAGATATTGACAATAGAAAGATATGCGGTTTTTGTAAAGACATAGGTAAAAAATGGTATGATGAAGATTTCATAGGCTACCTAAGATTTAATGAAGAATTAACGGTTTTGGCAATTTTGAAAGAAGTGCCAATAAGTGAAAATGATAAAAATAAAGTACTGGATAATTGTAAAGATTTAGGTATTGAATTTGTTAATTCAGTTTACTGGTATTCTGGAGAGATAGAAGTTCCTTCAAAGGATAAAAAATACAATGAACTATTTTATATTGGAGAATATAGTTTAGATTAA
- a CDS encoding alpha/beta hydrolase, giving the protein MNKFFIIALLFLSTSFVFCQTNKSKPTETAKPFVLGVIDEIQSKELGEKRILNIYLPEGYKAEEATKYPVIYLLDGSADEDFIHIAGLVQFNSFEWINQVPKSIVVGIATVDRRRDFTFPTTIEKDQKRFSTSGHSDKFIAFIEKELQPFIEKKYKTNDSKTLMGQSLGGLLGTEILLTKPTLFNKYVIVSPSIWWNNGSILNLDSSIFQENFSQQTDIYIAVGKEGLTPTEIPRVMEVDANLLAEKIKASKSKNIKVYFDYFPLENHGTILHPAASNSFRFFYPVKEKE; this is encoded by the coding sequence ATGAACAAATTTTTTATCATTGCCCTCCTATTCCTTTCTACCTCTTTTGTCTTTTGTCAAACCAATAAATCCAAACCAACAGAAACTGCAAAACCATTTGTATTAGGAGTTATCGATGAAATTCAATCGAAAGAATTAGGAGAAAAAAGGATTCTGAATATTTATCTTCCCGAAGGTTACAAAGCAGAAGAGGCAACAAAATATCCGGTCATTTATTTATTAGACGGTTCGGCTGATGAAGATTTTATTCATATCGCCGGTCTGGTACAATTTAATAGTTTTGAATGGATCAATCAGGTTCCTAAATCAATTGTTGTGGGAATTGCTACTGTCGACAGAAGAAGAGATTTTACATTCCCGACAACTATCGAAAAAGATCAAAAAAGGTTTTCAACTTCCGGTCATTCTGATAAATTCATTGCTTTTATCGAAAAAGAATTGCAGCCTTTTATCGAAAAAAAATACAAAACCAATGACTCTAAAACCCTTATGGGACAATCATTAGGAGGATTACTAGGGACCGAAATTCTACTGACAAAACCAACCCTTTTTAATAAATATGTTATTGTAAGCCCAAGCATTTGGTGGAATAATGGTTCTATACTAAATCTAGACAGCTCCATTTTTCAGGAAAATTTCAGTCAGCAAACAGACATTTACATTGCCGTTGGTAAAGAAGGACTTACGCCAACCGAAATTCCAAGGGTAATGGAAGTAGATGCCAATTTACTTGCTGAAAAAATTAAAGCCTCAAAAAGCAAAAACATAAAAGTTTATTTCGATTATTTTCCGCTTGAAAATCACGGTACGATTCTACATCCCGCGGCTTCGAATTCATTTCGTTTTTTCTATCCTGTAAAAGAGAAAGAATAA
- a CDS encoding recombinase family protein encodes MKTAKYIRVSTTEQNIDRQSTTNHKMYIDKCSGSIPFNERPNAIKLLNDIASKKIDTLIVHSIDRLGRNAFDIQTTLNTLSNLNINVYVENIGLYSMIDNKPNSIFKMITDVLSNVAEMERASLLERQKEGIMIAKAKGTYKGRQLNTTETPQQFLSKYNQSHVELIKDKNYSIRKLATITNLSNNTIVKIRKILT; translated from the coding sequence ATGAAAACTGCAAAATACATTAGAGTTAGTACGACAGAACAAAACATTGATAGACAATCGACAACTAATCATAAAATGTACATTGACAAATGCAGTGGTTCAATTCCATTCAACGAACGCCCAAACGCGATAAAATTATTGAACGATATAGCAAGCAAAAAAATTGATACGTTAATTGTGCATTCAATTGATAGATTAGGAAGAAATGCTTTTGATATCCAAACAACATTAAATACATTAAGCAATCTTAACATTAATGTATACGTAGAGAATATTGGTTTATATTCTATGATTGACAACAAACCCAATTCTATCTTCAAAATGATAACTGATGTTTTAAGTAATGTTGCAGAAATGGAAAGAGCATCATTGTTGGAAAGACAAAAAGAAGGTATCATGATTGCGAAAGCAAAAGGAACATACAAAGGAAGACAGTTAAATACAACTGAAACACCTCAGCAATTTTTGTCAAAGTATAACCAATCTCACGTAGAATTGATTAAAGACAAAAACTATTCAATAAGAAAACTGGCAACAATTACCAATTTATCAAATAATACTATTGTCAAGATTAGAAAAATATTGACATAG
- a CDS encoding AbiJ-NTD4 domain-containing protein: protein MDTLSKNNSYGVSKFDNFCSLLWHNHFKLAIDKIPSSDYQSEQYIRDSFYKGEWYESYDLLEFLANLKSNSFYIENEEFMFFCNEILEREFSGYRFIDNQISPITNRNEIEEIENAISQSGEFTALRGVNIHLKSALEKLSDKKSPDYRNSIKESISAIESVAKAISENPKDSLGGALDKIKGKIKLHASLERGFKQLYGYTSDSDGIRHALMDDHNCDFEDAKYMLVSSSSFINYLIVKANKAGVSLE, encoded by the coding sequence ATTGACACATTATCCAAAAACAATAGTTATGGAGTATCAAAATTTGACAATTTCTGTTCGCTACTTTGGCACAATCATTTTAAATTAGCAATTGACAAAATCCCTAGTTCCGATTACCAATCTGAGCAATATATCAGAGATAGTTTTTACAAAGGAGAGTGGTATGAATCATATGATTTATTAGAGTTCTTAGCAAATTTAAAATCAAACTCATTTTATATTGAAAATGAAGAATTCATGTTCTTTTGTAATGAAATTTTAGAAAGGGAATTTTCTGGTTATCGATTCATTGATAACCAAATTTCACCAATAACTAATAGAAACGAAATTGAAGAAATCGAAAATGCAATAAGTCAATCAGGCGAATTTACAGCTTTAAGAGGTGTAAATATTCATTTAAAATCTGCTTTAGAAAAACTTTCTGACAAAAAATCTCCAGATTATCGAAATTCTATAAAAGAATCTATTTCTGCAATTGAATCAGTAGCAAAAGCAATTTCTGAAAATCCTAAAGATAGCTTAGGAGGAGCACTTGATAAAATTAAAGGAAAAATTAAACTTCATGCTTCACTAGAAAGAGGTTTTAAACAATTATATGGATATACCAGTGATAGCGATGGAATACGTCATGCCTTAATGGACGACCATAACTGTGATTTTGAGGATGCAAAGTATATGCTTGTTTCAAGTAGCTCATTCATAAATTATCTAATCGTTAAAGCTAACAAAGCAGGAGTTTCTTTAGAATAA
- a CDS encoding GNAT family N-acetyltransferase produces the protein MTIKEEHKLDNPVWYALSENHSAFVLDYDGTKFYNPEYCPFGSFILPESNLTATKQYALLTDSFFIVGEKPEIEDSLTITKELVCLQMVVQDKIQLAIDTEIVKLTESHNAELLQLVNLVQPGYFKTKTPLLGNYYGIFKDAQLIAVAGERMKMTDFTEVSAIITHPDHTRKGYAKQLISHVVNSILDESKTPFLHVAENNIGAISLYEKLGFVTRRKISFWNVSKKQ, from the coding sequence ATGACAATTAAAGAAGAACATAAACTAGATAATCCGGTTTGGTATGCATTATCCGAAAACCATTCCGCATTTGTCCTTGATTATGATGGTACTAAATTTTACAATCCGGAGTATTGTCCTTTTGGAAGTTTTATACTCCCGGAAAGCAATTTAACGGCCACAAAGCAATATGCGTTGTTAACAGATTCTTTTTTTATAGTGGGTGAAAAACCCGAAATAGAAGATTCTTTGACAATCACCAAAGAATTGGTTTGTCTGCAAATGGTTGTTCAGGACAAAATTCAACTTGCGATTGATACTGAAATTGTCAAACTTACTGAAAGTCATAATGCCGAATTATTACAACTGGTTAATTTGGTACAGCCGGGATATTTTAAAACCAAAACCCCTTTATTAGGAAATTATTACGGAATATTTAAAGACGCCCAATTGATAGCTGTCGCAGGCGAACGCATGAAAATGACTGACTTTACAGAAGTGAGTGCTATTATCACACATCCCGATCACACCAGAAAAGGTTACGCCAAACAATTGATTTCGCATGTTGTCAATAGCATTTTAGACGAAAGTAAAACTCCTTTTTTACATGTTGCCGAAAATAATATTGGTGCCATTAGCTTATATGAAAAACTAGGTTTTGTAACGAGACGAAAAATCAGCTTTTGGAATGTTTCTAAAAAACAATAA
- a CDS encoding nuclear transport factor 2 family protein, which produces MTANKQTVTEYMEAFRVSDHKRILDCLTDDVIWEMPGIYQHVGKKAFDKEIENDNFTGSPTIQIIKMIEENDIVIAEGAVQGNMKNGNKLDAVFCDVFEMEKGKIKKLTSYLMSKSSSLKFE; this is translated from the coding sequence ATGACAGCAAATAAACAAACCGTAACCGAATATATGGAAGCTTTTAGAGTAAGCGATCATAAACGAATTTTAGATTGCCTTACTGATGATGTAATTTGGGAAATGCCCGGAATTTATCAGCATGTTGGTAAAAAAGCTTTTGATAAAGAAATTGAAAACGACAATTTTACAGGCAGTCCCACGATTCAGATCATCAAGATGATTGAAGAAAATGACATCGTTATTGCCGAAGGTGCCGTACAGGGAAATATGAAAAATGGCAATAAACTGGATGCTGTTTTCTGTGATGTTTTTGAAATGGAAAAAGGCAAAATTAAAAAACTCACCTCCTACCTAATGTCAAAAAGCTCAAGTTTAAAATTCGAATAA